Genomic DNA from Prunus persica cultivar Lovell chromosome G1, Prunus_persica_NCBIv2, whole genome shotgun sequence:
ATTCTTATCAATATCTCAGCATCTGAACCTTCCGATTATATATTGTACCTTATCTAGTAGAAAACGTGGCATTTGACGCTTGAGAATGTCCTCATGCTATAATGCTGAAGGGTAGGACCACCTTGGCCTCATGCATTTGACAGGATGTGAAGTGTGGTCAAAAGTGATTTGGGCCTTTTTTACTCTTCAGAATTGTTAGGGTGGACGGAATCATGTGAACTATTCATAATGCTTAGTTTCTGTTCGTTTGTGGTAACAATAGAAGTCTCATGATTTCATAagacatttctttttttcccttttttgattaatttgtttgtttcagGGTTTTACGTTGGTATTTTAATGCTTTACAATTTAtgatttctattttgtttgtatttttactGACAAAAGTTAGCTTTATTCCTCAGCTATCGTTGCTACTAAAAGGAACGGTTGTTGCACCTCCAGATAAATTTGGTAATTAAGCTTAATGTTTCTTATCAGTTATTATCACAAACAATTTAAGCATAAGGTTACTAAAGAAGGATAGCTTTTGTAATCTTTCAAATATCAACATTGCTGTTTCCCGCCCTTTAAGATTGTGCCTTGTTTCATGCTGTGTTGTTGGACTCTTGTTtgttttactttcatttatatgTCATTTCTCTTTCAAGGTGAGACACTACAGGATGAGAGGACTAACGGAGGGGCATTTGTTAGCAGTGATGGCCTTCAGTTCCCGCACAAGCTTATACCTGTAAGTTAAAGAATTCTTAGActgtaaattttcttttttctttttcttctgtgcTTGCATGTCTTGCATGTTGGTGTCTTTtttgctgaaatttttttgctctctctctccagatTTTTTGGcatgtttttttaatcttcATATATGAATCAGGCTTGTTTCTTTCTGTCACTTCTAATACTGAATAACACACTGAAAAAAATCAGGCTATTTGTGCTTTCCTTTCTTCGTTTGTCTCTTGTTAACATCTATGTGATAGTTTCTATAAGACTGCAAAATACTAATTGTTTCTGGTGTTCTGGACCCAAACTGACTTGTACCTTTTTAGAGTTTCGTATACATGCATCTAAGCACTGTGTATACTTCATGTGTAGAACGCAGGAATGCGTTTATATGGTGGTGCACAATACCACCGTGCCATGGCTGAGTTCCGCTTTGTAGTTGGAGGAATAAAATGCCCTCCAATTACAAGGGAAGAAATTGTAAATGCATGTGGAGTTGAAGATTTACATGATGGCACAAACTACTCaaggtatttataattttattatataatcaTACTTGTGATACTGGTTTTTAAGCTGTAGTATTTGTGTTCCaaatttttctcaaattttttgttttgttttctattaatCCGTTTCCGTTTTCAAACTTACTTTTTTGATCAATCAGGACAGCTTGTGTAATAGCCGTTGCAAAGGCCCGTGATACATTTGAGCCTTTCCTTCATCAGGTGATGAATAATTTCTCTGAGTAATTCTCacgttcttttcttctatccTTTTTCCTGAGACACGAAGTATCTTGTCTCGTTATGTGTTTAAAAGTCCAATTCATGAACATTATCTAGTGTGCAATGTCCAGTGATTAAATCTCTTGCAAAGAGAATATTATGATCAatacattttatttatgtacttATTTATCCTTAAAGTCTGTTCcgttttaatatatttttttaaagtcttAGACATTTTGATTACTGCTAGTCTTAGCCATCTGTGTGAAAATTGATATTTCTCTACTTGTGCAGTTAGGTTGTAGACTCTTGCACATTCTAAAGAGATTACTTCCTATATCAGTCTATCTTCTTCAGGTATGGACTCCACTGTTGTGTAGATTGGTGGCTTCTAATTATTGTGTGCATTTAACCTGCTCAAGTTCTATGCagttaattttttcaatttctatcTTGGATTCTGCAGAAAGATGGTGAGTATTTAAGTGGCCATGAGGTGTTTCTTAGGCGTGTTGCTTCTGCTTTCAATGACTTTGCAGAATCTACCGAAAGGGCATGTCGTGAAAAGTAAACCAGTTTGCTGCTTATATCTCTTACTTTTTTTAGCAAGTGAATACCCTGTTGAGGCtgtgttcttttgtttctttttggctgGTAGAAATACATTAAAACAAACATTCTTATAGTTCAAAGGAGTTGAAATAAATACAATGTACAACCAAAGGAGTCAACATCCTTATATCCTTTGGGGGATATatcattttggtttttggtatCGGTGTATATCATCAatagttttttggttttatttggaTTAGAATGATCATTGGATTAATTGGATATTTCGTTTGATTAAGTGGGTGGGTTATTAGATGGGTATTCAATTAAGGTTTAATTTGGTTCATGTTTGGCTTAATTAGAGATTTTTTCGGTTTGGATTtgcatcttcttccttctatTACCTTAAAAAATCATGAAGTTTTTCTGGGTTCTTAGGCTGATACCGGGAAATGTCGGAACTATGGTCAAATATCGGGGAAATGCAGGAAATCAGGGAAATATCGCCGATATGGGGGGAATAAATAAGCTTACCCCCCAGTTTTAGTGTTGACACTCTAAAAATCCGACATGTCAGCCGATATTTTCGTCCTTGCCCACACACTACATAGAATCCTTTTGGAAAATCTCAGTtaatgaaataaagtgattGTAGGTTATGGATTGCAGTCAACCATTAGCATATTTCTTGGGGATTTCGTACTGTAAATAAATGAATtcacaaattgaaaacactGATTCCCTAACGCACTCGGAATGCAGAGAATATGATATTACTCTATAAGAAAAACAATGTAAATAACACTGCAAGAGCTCTGAATCTTACCTCTTAGAGTTAAAAgtcaaattttatttgaactATTTGAGTTACTATGTTTTATGAAATAATGGAAATTAACACTTTAGAGTCAACACACTAGTTGAAAACCCGCCCATCCAGGTTTAACATACTAGTTGTAAGCTCGACCATCCAGGTCACGACTCAGGCCATCCTACTTATCTCGTGAATTGAATGTTGTAGCCCAAAAACTTGCAGCTTTTATGTTTAGAATGTAAtttattgattgattgataaCGGCATCCAATtcccaaaaatataaaatgggGATACCTTGTATAGTCTGGTTTTCTTCAACTGAACCTACTCTTATGATACATATGTTTTTGCTGCAGATGCATGGAGGATTTAGTAAGCACCACCCGCTATGTCACCTGGTCCCTTCACAACAAGGTTATCATAGTTGATTATGAAGGCATATTTACATGTCTTATGCACTAATTTCGAATTGGTGTATTATGTTGCTGTACAAAAatcttagagagagagagagagagagagagagagagagagagagagagagagagatgagcaAAAAGGAGAGTTTCTTTAAAAAACTttatactttttcatattaaaaaatttatgttgtAGAATTTCTAGGATAAATAGATTAATCATCAAATGGTTACTCTAGCCTATCAGATCGAATCCATGACCTATCCTAATCCTATCTCTCCctcctcccccccccccctcttttttttttgcataatcctcattttgttttttcccattttctttttctaatacGGTGGTACCCGGAATATTTAAGCCTtataatttttacattattcATTTTGTTGCATGGGACTATCAACTGCTTTTTCAGATATATATCTATGTTTTACGGTAAGTATTAACTTGTTCTCCCTTTGACATGTCTTTTAATGCCTAATTCGTAGAATCGAGCTGGGTTACGTCAATTTTTAGACTCGTTCGCTGGAACAGAACATAACACTATGGGTAGTAATTGCGTACCTGCTGGTATTTCCCAAGATTCATCCTTTGGGTCTGTTGCCAATGAGAAGGATACTAAGTCAAGGGCAGATGTGAAGCTCAGCCATGTGGCGTCTGGCATTGATGTGGCATCTTCTATTCAGACAACAGAAACAAGGCTGGCTGATCTTCTAGATAGTACACTTTGGAATAGGAGGCTTGCTCCTTCCTCTGAAAGGATTGTTTATGCTTTGGTGCAGCAGATATTTCATGGCATAAAAGAATATTTTTTGGCCTCCGCGGAGTTGAAGGTTTGTTATACAAACTGCTTGTTTATGAATGTATTTCTAGTAGTGCGCTGTAATAACCATCAACTGAGTATGCGGAAGAGATAACTAGCCTGCTGTTTTATGAAGAATGActtgtttcttttattctaaattaaaatatatctTGTTTATTGAgcttcttggtttttttttcctgctaATAGGCCTTTTATTTTAACAActcgtgtttttttttttttcgcagTTCAACTGCTTTCTTCTAATGCCTGTAGTAGACAAGTTGCCTGCACTCCTTAGAGAAGATTTAAAATCTGCTTTTGAGGATGacttggataatatttttgatATCACCAACCTGCGGCACTTATTAGGCCAGCGAAAGCGAGACGCAGAGATCGAGCTTAAAAGGGTACTTCAATCATGCCTTAATATTTTTACCCAAACCTGTCAAATGACTGTTTCTCACTGACCCAAACGTACTCACACACAATTGTCTGACATGCTGTTGGTTTTGCAGATCAAAAGGCTAAAGGATAAGTTCAGATCACTGCATAAGCATCTTAGTTCGCATCAAGCCCATTCTACTGCCTTTTCCGACCACCGTTGAGTGTTTTGCAATTCAACATACTGATACGGAAGTCAAATTTGTTGGATGAAAAatgatttggtttttgtttttggtattgTGTTTGAGATAACTGcatatttgttttggcttaGAGAAATCTAGCGGAGAAAAATCTTAGATCTTTATTTGGACTAGAGGATTGTATTTAGATAACATGTCTTTCTTAATTATACAGTGAGTATGCACTTTGTTAATGGCCTATTGTTGTAGAGATTTGATTCATATACCTATTCTAAGTCTATATGAGACATTTCTGTTCATTGTCTTTAACGTTAGCCTAAAGAAGCAAGAACTTGGTTTGGTTGCCTTCAAATTGGTTTCTTGTTGTCTAGGTTTCCTGATGCCCACGTGTCTTATATGTAGAATTAGCCAACATTGCATTCTTGTTGTTTAGGCTGACTTCAACATTGACGACACCTTTGTTAATGGCCCAACACTTCAGCAAAATTAACAGACTTTCTAATGGAGTTGATGAAAATGGGCAGTGTGAGATACACTGAAAACATTTATCGGagtcttatttatttttctgtgcACTTACTCTCTTCtgtcttatttttttggtttttgttttaagtttGTTAAAGCTCAAAAAGTTAAGAGAACCTCAGGAGTATTTAAAGCCCAATATAACATACAGATAAAGGGAAATTGGTCATGTGCTAATCCCACTGAGCTTGGTCCATCACCAAGGATGCTTCATCACAACCAATGATACGTTTTTCCTATGCCAAATAACCAATCAAGCTCACATGTACACAAGTCATGTGGTACACGAGGCTTGCATGAGGGGTTGTAGTGTGGAAAGTTACCGAGGTCCACAAGGCCCATCCAAGCTCTTAGATGATAGAGATTTTGGGTTGCATGGGAGCACAAAAGTTCAAGCCCATTACTTGGAGTTCGCCCATATGGGTAAGCAAATGAGATACTTTTTAGTGCCTCTCTATTACCAGCTCGAAGTAAGTCAATTTCGTTGCTCCCTTTTACTCGTTGGAAACAAGCTGTTTGCGACATTTCCTTTCATCCATAGGAAACAACTAGTTTAATATGCCTCGTTTCCCCTGCTGGAAATAAGCATGTCCGAGTGCCCTCACCTTCTATAAATTGACAACAATGACCTAGGCAAAGACACCCTTCTTTTGGATGCTGCAAAACATGCAGGTCTTTAGCTCATATGGAAAATTCCAGTAAAAGAGAAGAATCCGTGCTCAGAAACACTCCAAGAGGCCTAAAACACGTAGCCATTGGAAGCACAACAAAGTATTGCTCTAAGACTTGTTTGTCATTCAGGATGCTTAGTTCTTGCTAACTCAGAAAATGGGACAATAAATACTTGATTCACCTTTCTACGGCATTCCAAAAAATCTACAAGTCCAACCAAACCTTCCAACAGAAAAAGGACCCCAACAAAGTCATTTAATTGTTAAAACTTATGAAGAACTCAAATGagtgccttttttttttttaaccttgtttgattcttttttgacAAATGAAAGGAATATATTTATAAGATACTTTTATAACGGACTAATAAATTCACACAATGGATCAATACACCCACAACAAAGCTATACACCACAACTAGGTATTGAATATATATCATCCTCGCCATCTATATGAATCGAATTGAGGCCTCCTCCAACCAACTGGATAATTAGTCTATTCATAAGTTCACTTTATCttcaactattttgaaattaggTTTATCTTCAACACACTTATTTACGTTTATCTTATATTTCCTACTTCATCTATCTGCCTACTTTAAGCTGAGTAATGTCACATCCGCACACtcctaaaaaaacaaaaagttaagCGTTGACTCTCAAGGCTGAGAGATTTGTAGGTGAATAGGGTTTTTGTTCGGCTTTGTGTTTGTAATTTGAGGGTTAGAGAGTGAAGTGTTGTCAAATTGCCTTAAAAGAAGTATAGGTAAGTGGAAGTAGCAGTCAGCAATTACCAGAACATGAACGttaattgttgtttttatgTGAGTGCAAGATGATCTCGATTGCCGTATTAAATTATTGGTGACTAGTATTCTAAAAGAGAAGCAAAGCCAGAAGTTTAGCTCAAGATTACAATAATTATGAATCCGAAATCATTATTGGTGTTTGGGCACACTCCAAAAGGAATGTGGGCCATATCCAACCTCAAATTGGTCCACGACCAAACCCATATAAACGTGTGCTACGTGGATGAGAAGAGGTGCATGAGATCAGCATGAAGTGGGATGATGAAGTACacctaattttttatatattattttgtatataccaaaatgcaaaaatttACATAATTGGATGAATGTGGCACAGCCACTCACTCTTATTGCAGGCTTGCAGCTGCTTACGGTACAAACAAGTCtcctctttatttattattattattattatttttcgaGTGATACATAAACACAAGGAGGGAACCACACTTAGACTGAGATGGGCAAGCTCAGTGCAATTTATAAAACTTTAACAATTTTGGTGCTAATTTTGTAAAGAAATCGATCTTAGCAAGTGAAAATTTGGCAACCCCACCCTTGTAATAATTGATTGTTTACACTCGAACATCTCTCTTATACAAAGTCATTCAgccattcatatatatatagacacaAGTCGGTTGGAAATTTCTAACTCCGCCGTTACATAAATAGGTCCTTTGGCCGCCGCCTTGCATATGGAAAGCACTTTATCATCAATCAAACCATCAACTCCACATTTCTGATGAAAACCCACCTTCTTTTTCAcgtcactcactcactcacttttttctttttctaaactatttatcttctctctctctctctctgctttaTCGCTTAGCTATAAGTATCACCTTCAGCTAAAACTTCGTTTACACGCGAATCATCCAAAGCCTACCTATATACTGcgttcttctttcttctttcttcttcttcttctttgttcttgttgttttatttttatttatttttattatttgttgtttgtttttttgatcTTGGGTCGATCGTAATGGGAGATGACCAGTTTAAGCTCCCTCCTGGATTTCGATTTGACCCGACGGACGAAGAGCTTGTAGTTCATTTCCTTCAACGTAAGGCAGCTCTCTTACCTTTCCATCCCGACGTCATTCCCGATCTCCATCTCTACCCATATGATCCATGGGAACTAGATGGTATGCACCTACCATATAGtccttcactactatattaaTGCTACTAAAAAATCTCTTGGCCTTGccttaatttaattaacttaTGTATTAATTTCATGATGTTTGATATTTAATTGCCGCCCTTTTATGTACAAGCACTTGTGCACTTACATATATAGCTGAAATGAGTAATTGACATACTAATACTAGTACGTACATATTGCACACATAAGTAGGGTACTATTCTCTTGTCGAATTACTTATGTTGTTAAAATAATTGTTTATTGTATGAACTGTGAATATGGACCACACATATTCAAATAAAGTTTCACATGACAAATGGTGTACTGATTAAATCTGATAGCTTAAATCTTGTGTTGCCAAATTGTATGATAAGAGAGTATGTTTTCGCGTATATATGTATCTTGATCTATGCACCGTAtgcatatataaatgtataggTAAGGCTCTACGTGAGGGAAATAAGTGGTACTTCTACAGCAGGAGGACGCAGAATCGGGTTACAAGCAATGGGTATTGGAAGGCATTAGGCGTTGAGGAACCAGTGATCACAAGAAGCTCTTGTAATTCTACGCACAAAGTTGGGATGAAAAGATACTTGGCTTTTTACGTCGGAGAAGCTCCAAATTCAGGCATCAAAACTAATTGGATAATGCATGAATATCGTCTCTCTCCACTCTCAGCAGGAGAtggagcttcttcttcttcttcttcttccaccaCAACAAGATCATCCAAAAGAAGAGGGCATCTCAAAACAGTTAATAATGCATGTCTCAATCACTACTTGTAATTAcgttattaattatttatttgatttaaatagtCATTTCACTCTATGACATGGTAGCATGCGTGGCAAGTCATGTACTTTATTTATCACGTCATCAAGTAAAATAATTGCGCAGATATGACATTTTTCTTACATGTGcataccaaaaacaaaaaacaaaaaagaaaggagaatgTGCATGACATAAAataaatggagttttattGATATTTTGGTTTACAAATTTTCTCAGGAATTTAGTGAATACGTTCTATGTCGAGTCTACGAGCGTGATGAagatgacgacgacgacgatgaTGGGACAGTGCTTTCATGCTTGGACGAGGTGTTCTTATCTTTGGATGACCTTGATGAAATAAGTTTGCCAATTTAATTAgcatggagagagagagagagagagagagagagagagagctaagtGCTCCCTTGTTATGAATTAGCTTTATCCcaattgtacaatttcattACTGGATTAATGTTATGAACAAATTCAAGTGGATTTCACTTATATGTGTACTCTAACAAAATATGTTATGAGTATAGTTTTGAGAATTCCAATTCATACCATCCAATACATGGAACTTCCCTGAATGTTTATTCCAAAAGTGACGTATATATTGAGCGGAAACACAACAGCTACATGCatgttttacatatatattcatatttcTCACCAAAATGAGACTTAGCTAGGTTTTATCCTGACGTATGATTTGATCAGTATTGTATTTAATACATATGGGACAACAATACGTATTCAATAGTTAATGATTGAGAGGCTCCTAAGAACTTTCAATTCTTCCCTTCCTTACTGATTAAAAAATATCCAATAATTATGTTCGTTCTTCAAAATAACTTAATTATGTGTTATATGAGAGAAGATATATACAACTAagtaatttttatattaaatatattatcacGTGATATAACCAATTCACTTACATTATGACACATATATACTGTAACACTTCAAATAATAACATCCCTTGAAGGTTCGTAATACTACCACTCAATAATTTCTTGTATATTACTGTAgaatttcctcttttcttccaTTGTCCATGACAGGTGTTAGAAGTTGACTTGAGCTTATGTTGCATAGAAATTTGGTGCACTTGAGATCTGGTAGTTTTGGTCCTCAGCCTTTGTTGGAACTTGGGA
This window encodes:
- the LOC18791802 gene encoding NAC domain-containing protein 104 isoform X2, producing the protein MGDDQFKLPPGFRFDPTDEELVVHFLQRKAALLPFHPDVIPDLHLYPYDPWELDGKALREGNKWYFYSRRTQNRVTSNGYWKALGVEEPVITRSSCNSTHKVGMKRYLAFYVGEAPNSGIKTNWIMHEYRLSPLSAGDGASSSSSSSTTTRSSKRRGHLKTEFSEYVLCRVYERDEDDDDDDDGTVLSCLDEVFLSLDDLDEISLPI
- the LOC18791802 gene encoding NAC domain-containing protein 104 isoform X1 produces the protein MGDDQFKLPPGFRFDPTDEELVVHFLQRKAALLPFHPDVIPDLHLYPYDPWELDGKALREGNKWYFYSRRTQNRVTSNGYWKALGVEEPVITRSSCNSTHKVGMKRYLAFYVGEAPNSGIKTNWIMHEYRLSPLSAGDGASSSSSSSTTTRSSKRRGHLKTVNNEFSEYVLCRVYERDEDDDDDDDGTVLSCLDEVFLSLDDLDEISLPI